From a single Falco peregrinus isolate bFalPer1 chromosome 10, bFalPer1.pri, whole genome shotgun sequence genomic region:
- the RGS18 gene encoding regulator of G-protein signaling 18 isoform X1: MENPLLLFPQLNISASKDKSYYKVMKSTIKEEPHKASKSGAKQKRNRLSLLLQKSEFHEGDHLGKPGNLTKAASSVSPEEAVKWGESFDKLLSEKAGLDAFTKFLKTEFSEENIEFWIACEDYKKSKTAHELLPKAKTIYETFIQKDAPKEVNLDFQTKEVTSQNIEQPIITTFDAAQNTVYRLMEQDSYPRFLRSDPYLNLVKGRNPSRPTLRRRSRSFTVHDFQGVRPDFTIW; encoded by the exons ATGGAGAACCCACTTCTTTTATTCCCCCAGCTAAACATCTCTGCTTCAAAGGATAAATCATATTACAAAGTCATGAAATCAACAATTAAAGAAGAGCCACATAAAGCAAGCAAGTCTGG AGctaagcagaaaagaaataggcTGAGCCTTCTCCTGCAGAAATCTGAATTCCATGAAGGTGATCATCTTGGTAAACCTGGAAATTtgacaaaagcagcaag caGTGTGTCTCCTGAAGAAGCAGTGAAATGGGGAGAGTCTTTTGACAAACTGCTTTCTGAGAAAG CTGGATTGGATGCTTTTACGAAGTTTCTGAAAACTGAGTTCAGTGAGGAGAACATCGAGTTCTGGATAGCTTGCGAGGattacaagaaaagcaaaactgcacaTGAACTTTTGCCAAAAGCTAAGACCATTTATGAAACGTTCATACAGAAAGATGCTCCAAAAGAG GTGAATCTGGACTTTCAAACCAAAGAAGTCACGAGTCAGAATATTGAACAGCCCATCATCACCACCTTCGATGCAGCACAAAACACAGTCTACAGGCTGATGGAGCAAGACAGCTACCCACGCTTCCTGAGATCTGATCCTTACTTAAATTTGGTTAAGGGGAGAAATCCCAGTCGTCCTACCCTTAGGAGACGATCACGGTCTTTTACTGTTCATGATTTCCAGGGTGTACGACCAGACTTTACTATTTGGTAA
- the RGS18 gene encoding regulator of G-protein signaling 18 isoform X2, whose translation MENPLLLFPQLNISASKDKSYYKVMKSTIKEEPHKASKSGAKQKRNRLSLLLQKSEFHEGDHLGKPGNLTKAASVSPEEAVKWGESFDKLLSEKAGLDAFTKFLKTEFSEENIEFWIACEDYKKSKTAHELLPKAKTIYETFIQKDAPKEVNLDFQTKEVTSQNIEQPIITTFDAAQNTVYRLMEQDSYPRFLRSDPYLNLVKGRNPSRPTLRRRSRSFTVHDFQGVRPDFTIW comes from the exons ATGGAGAACCCACTTCTTTTATTCCCCCAGCTAAACATCTCTGCTTCAAAGGATAAATCATATTACAAAGTCATGAAATCAACAATTAAAGAAGAGCCACATAAAGCAAGCAAGTCTGG AGctaagcagaaaagaaataggcTGAGCCTTCTCCTGCAGAAATCTGAATTCCATGAAGGTGATCATCTTGGTAAACCTGGAAATTtgacaaaagcagcaag TGTGTCTCCTGAAGAAGCAGTGAAATGGGGAGAGTCTTTTGACAAACTGCTTTCTGAGAAAG CTGGATTGGATGCTTTTACGAAGTTTCTGAAAACTGAGTTCAGTGAGGAGAACATCGAGTTCTGGATAGCTTGCGAGGattacaagaaaagcaaaactgcacaTGAACTTTTGCCAAAAGCTAAGACCATTTATGAAACGTTCATACAGAAAGATGCTCCAAAAGAG GTGAATCTGGACTTTCAAACCAAAGAAGTCACGAGTCAGAATATTGAACAGCCCATCATCACCACCTTCGATGCAGCACAAAACACAGTCTACAGGCTGATGGAGCAAGACAGCTACCCACGCTTCCTGAGATCTGATCCTTACTTAAATTTGGTTAAGGGGAGAAATCCCAGTCGTCCTACCCTTAGGAGACGATCACGGTCTTTTACTGTTCATGATTTCCAGGGTGTACGACCAGACTTTACTATTTGGTAA